One genomic window of Pelmatolapia mariae isolate MD_Pm_ZW linkage group LG5, Pm_UMD_F_2, whole genome shotgun sequence includes the following:
- the rdh20 gene encoding retinol dehydrogenase 10, protein MIFLMDLQMMLLDVIYFILRNSLRVILRPRTKPIDGELVLITGSGGGLGRLFALEFTKHGAEVVLWDINSNSNEQTAKLVREMGGKAYTYTVDVTSREDVYRNAELMRKDLGRDVTILVNNAGVVAGKRILDCPDELIERTMKVNCHALFWTVKAFLPQMKAQNHGHIVTIASVLGLFSTACVEDYCASKFAAVGFHESLAHELLAEEVEGVKTTLVCPYIVDTGMFEGCKIREEVELLLPPLEPQYCVEQAMNAILVNQPLVCIPRLTYLPVLFRALLPWESNVTAYRFMGSDKCMYPFIETTKKQVTNGSVAVA, encoded by the exons atgatCTTTCTAATGGACCTCCAGATGATGCTGCTGGATGTCATTTACTTCATCCTGAGAAATTCTTTGCGGGTTATCTTGCGTCCACGCACCAAGCCCATTGATGGCGAGCTGGTGCTCATAACCGGATCAGGCGGTGGCCTGGGTCGTCTCTTTGCTCTGGAATTCACCAAGCATGGGGCAGAAGTGGTGCTGTGGGACATTAATAGCAATTCCAATGAGCAGACAGCCAAGCTGGTGCGTGAGATGGGGGGAAAGGCGTACACCTACACAGTGGACGTAACCAGCCGGGAAGATGTGTACCGCAACGCAGAGCTTATGAGAAAGGACCTCGGTCGGGACGTTACAATACTAGTGAACAATGCTGGAGTGGTGGCTGGGAAGCGCATCCTAGACTGTCCTGATGAGCTGATTGAGAGGACTATGAAAGTCAACTGTCATGCTCTGTTCTGG ACAGTGAAGGCTTTCCTCCCCCAAATGAAGGCCCAGAATCACGGACACATCGTGACCATTGCCAGCGTCCTCGGTCTCTTCAGCACAGCTTGTGTGGAG GATTACTGTGCCAGCAAGTTTGCTGCAGTGGGCTTCCATGAGTCTTTGGCCCAcgagctgctggctgaggagGTAGAAGGAGTGAAGACTACCCTTGTGTGTCCCTACATTGTGGACACGGGCATGTTTGAAGGCTGCAAGATAAG GGAGGAAGTGGAACTGCTCCTACCCCCTCTGGAGCCCCAGTATTGTGTTGAGCAGGCTATGAACGCCATCCTGGTAAACCAGCCATTAGTTTGTATCCCTCGCCTCACCTACCTGCCTGTTCTTTTCAGGGC gTTGTTGCCATGGGAATCTAACGTGACTGCTTATCGCTTCATGGGTTCTGACAAGTGCATGTACCCCTTTATTGAAACCACGAAAAAACAAGTGACAAATGGCTCTGTTGCAGTCGCCTAG
- the stau1 gene encoding double-stranded RNA-binding protein Staufen homolog 1 isoform X2 translates to MSQLQFQCPASPMPAASAPLQPQPGYSIPCASGTLPSESASQPIRSSALPAGSATPYNSTTVSNMANPKEKTPMCLVNELARFNKIQPEYKLLCEQGPAHSKIFSVRLTLGDQHWEAEGTSIKKAQHSAAASALAETTLPKPTVRTPRSTGKHQDGMTHITELSALCIKLGKKPLYKPIDAYTGMRPPNFNYNVRAPGPYQRSMQQYYYPFPPVGPMLYHVELSIGGQQFFGKGRTRQLAKHDAAAKALKVMQKEPILQQLPVVNGEPEEENLNKSEISQVFEIALKRNLPVNFEVLKEEGPPHMKTFVVRVTVGEFTGEGEGKSKKIAKKLAAAAVLGELKRLPHIPSVEKTQPRIKKKTKSIIKLQTSPEYGQGMNPISRLAQIQQAKKEKEPEYSMVTERGLPRRREFVMQVTVCGQSAEGMGPSKKVAKRNAAEKMLELLGYKVPQPQPPKPALKTDEKTPVKKPGDGRKVTFYEPGAVEEGTLGSKEEDFRLPYLSHQQLPAGILPMMPEVAQAVGACQGSQAKDYSRTIPNPGKTTITAMIANELLYAGTSLTAETILKTKNNMNQLPHGPLTRPSEQLGYLASVQGLQVEYKDFPKNNKNEFVSLINCSSQPPLISHGIGKDVESCHDMAALNILKLLSELDQQSNERTGNGPVSGCGKQDIEGDLHIKQANSSTLAQTLDGTV, encoded by the exons ATGTCTCAGCTCCAGTTTCAGTGTCCAGCTAGCCCCATGCCCGCTGCTTCTGCCCCCCTGCAGCCACAGCCTGGCTACAGCATCCCTTGTGCCTCAGGCACCCTACCGTCAGAGAGTGCCAGCCAGCCCATCAGGAGCTCCGCTCTCCCCGCAGGGTCGGCCACTCCCTACAATAGCACCACAG TATCTAACATGGCAAACCCTAAAGAGAAGACCCCTATGTGTTTGGTGAATGAGTTAGCCCGTTTTAATAAGATTCAACCTGAATATAAGCTGCTTTGTGAGCAAGGGCCAGCTCACTCAAAG ATTTTCTCAGTGAGGCTCACGCTGGGAGATCAGCATTGGGAGGCAGAGGGGACCAGTATCAAGAAAGCCCAGCATTCCGCTGCTGCATCAGCCCTCGCTGAGACTACACTCCCTAAACCCACTGTGAGGACACCCCGCAGCACAGGAAAGCACCAAG ATGGCATGACGCATATTACAGAGCTGAGTGCACTATGCATCAAACTTGGTAAAAAGCCTCTCTATAAACCCATCGACGCATATACGGGGATGAGACCACCAAACTTCAACTACAATGTGCGGGCCCCAGGGCCTTACCAGCGCTCTATGCAACA GTACTACTACCCATTTCCTCCTGTGGGACCAATGTTATATCACGTGGAGCTTTCTATTGGAGGCCAGCAGTTTTTTGGGAAAGGACGAACGCGGCAGTTAGCCAAACACGATGCTGCTGCCAAGGCCTTGAAAGTAATGCAGAAGGAGCCAATACTGCAACAGTTGCCAGTG GTGAATGGAGAGCCCGAGGAGGAGAACCTGAACAAATCAGAAATCAGTCAAGTCTTTGAAATTGCACTTAAACGCAACTTACCTGTTAACTTTGAG GTTTTAAAAGAAGAGGGCCCTCCACACATGAAGACTTTTGTGGTGCGTGTTACAGTTGGCGAGTTCACAGGAGAGGGCGAgggaaaaagtaaaaagattGCAAAGAAGCTAGCAGCAGCAGCGGTGCTGGGAGAGTTGAAGAGGCTACCCCATATACCCAGTGTAGAAAAGACGCAGCCCCGcatcaaaaagaaaaccaaatctATCATCAAG CTGCAGACCAGTCCAGAATATGGACAGGGAATGAATCCCATCAGCCGCTTGGCTCAGATCCAGCAGGccaagaaggagaaggagccGGAGTATAGCATGGTGACAGAGAGAGGGCTGCCACGGCGCAGGGAGTTTGTCATGCAG GTTACTGTGTGTGGGCAGTCTGCAGAGGGAATGGGACCCAGCAAGAAGGTGGCCAAGAGGAACGCAGCAGAGAAAATGCTGGAGCTCTTGGGGTATAAAGTGCCTCAGCCTCAACCCCCAAAACCGGCACTCAAAACTGATGAAAAG ACCCCAGTGAAAAAGCCAGGTGATGGGCGCAAAGTGACCTTCTACGAACCTGGTGCTGTAGAGGAGGGGACACTGG GTTCCAAGGAGGAGGACTTCCGCCTGCCTTACCTGAGCCACCAGCAGCTGCCTGCAGGGATCCTGCCCATGATGCCTGAGGTGGCACAAGCAGTTGGGGCCTGCCAAGGATCCCAGGCCAAGGACTACAGTCGAACTATACCCAACCCAGGCAAGACCACGATCACTGCCATGATTGCCAACGAGCTGCTTTACGCTGGGACATCACTGACTGCAGAGACTATCCTGAAGACTAAAAATAACATGAATCAACTTCCCCACGGCCCCCTAACCAGGCCCTCGGAACAGCTCGGCTATCTGGCATCTGTGCAGGGCCTACAG GTGGAATACAAGGATTTTCCCAAAAACAATAAGAATGAGTTTGTGTCACTGATTAACTGCTCCTCCCAGCCACCGCTCATCAGTCATGGGATTGGGAAAGATGTAGAATCCTGTCATGATATG GCTGCACTGAACATATTGAAGTTGCTCTCAGAGTTGGACCAGCAGTCAAACGAAAGGACAGGAAATGGACCAGTTTCTGG GTGTGGCAAACAAGATATTGAAGGGGACTTGCACATCAAACAGGCTAACTCAAGCACATTGGCACAGACCCTGGATGGCACTGTTTAG
- the stau1 gene encoding double-stranded RNA-binding protein Staufen homolog 1 isoform X1: MSQLQFQCPASPMPAASAPLQPQPGYSIPCASGTLPSESASQPIRSSALPAGSATPYNSTTVSNMANPKEKTPMCLVNELARFNKIQPEYKLLCEQGPAHSKIFSVRLTLGDQHWEAEGTSIKKAQHSAAASALAETTLPKPTVRTPRSTGKHQADGMTHITELSALCIKLGKKPLYKPIDAYTGMRPPNFNYNVRAPGPYQRSMQQYYYPFPPVGPMLYHVELSIGGQQFFGKGRTRQLAKHDAAAKALKVMQKEPILQQLPVVNGEPEEENLNKSEISQVFEIALKRNLPVNFEVLKEEGPPHMKTFVVRVTVGEFTGEGEGKSKKIAKKLAAAAVLGELKRLPHIPSVEKTQPRIKKKTKSIIKLQTSPEYGQGMNPISRLAQIQQAKKEKEPEYSMVTERGLPRRREFVMQVTVCGQSAEGMGPSKKVAKRNAAEKMLELLGYKVPQPQPPKPALKTDEKTPVKKPGDGRKVTFYEPGAVEEGTLGSKEEDFRLPYLSHQQLPAGILPMMPEVAQAVGACQGSQAKDYSRTIPNPGKTTITAMIANELLYAGTSLTAETILKTKNNMNQLPHGPLTRPSEQLGYLASVQGLQVEYKDFPKNNKNEFVSLINCSSQPPLISHGIGKDVESCHDMAALNILKLLSELDQQSNERTGNGPVSGCGKQDIEGDLHIKQANSSTLAQTLDGTV, encoded by the exons ATGTCTCAGCTCCAGTTTCAGTGTCCAGCTAGCCCCATGCCCGCTGCTTCTGCCCCCCTGCAGCCACAGCCTGGCTACAGCATCCCTTGTGCCTCAGGCACCCTACCGTCAGAGAGTGCCAGCCAGCCCATCAGGAGCTCCGCTCTCCCCGCAGGGTCGGCCACTCCCTACAATAGCACCACAG TATCTAACATGGCAAACCCTAAAGAGAAGACCCCTATGTGTTTGGTGAATGAGTTAGCCCGTTTTAATAAGATTCAACCTGAATATAAGCTGCTTTGTGAGCAAGGGCCAGCTCACTCAAAG ATTTTCTCAGTGAGGCTCACGCTGGGAGATCAGCATTGGGAGGCAGAGGGGACCAGTATCAAGAAAGCCCAGCATTCCGCTGCTGCATCAGCCCTCGCTGAGACTACACTCCCTAAACCCACTGTGAGGACACCCCGCAGCACAGGAAAGCACCAAG CAGATGGCATGACGCATATTACAGAGCTGAGTGCACTATGCATCAAACTTGGTAAAAAGCCTCTCTATAAACCCATCGACGCATATACGGGGATGAGACCACCAAACTTCAACTACAATGTGCGGGCCCCAGGGCCTTACCAGCGCTCTATGCAACA GTACTACTACCCATTTCCTCCTGTGGGACCAATGTTATATCACGTGGAGCTTTCTATTGGAGGCCAGCAGTTTTTTGGGAAAGGACGAACGCGGCAGTTAGCCAAACACGATGCTGCTGCCAAGGCCTTGAAAGTAATGCAGAAGGAGCCAATACTGCAACAGTTGCCAGTG GTGAATGGAGAGCCCGAGGAGGAGAACCTGAACAAATCAGAAATCAGTCAAGTCTTTGAAATTGCACTTAAACGCAACTTACCTGTTAACTTTGAG GTTTTAAAAGAAGAGGGCCCTCCACACATGAAGACTTTTGTGGTGCGTGTTACAGTTGGCGAGTTCACAGGAGAGGGCGAgggaaaaagtaaaaagattGCAAAGAAGCTAGCAGCAGCAGCGGTGCTGGGAGAGTTGAAGAGGCTACCCCATATACCCAGTGTAGAAAAGACGCAGCCCCGcatcaaaaagaaaaccaaatctATCATCAAG CTGCAGACCAGTCCAGAATATGGACAGGGAATGAATCCCATCAGCCGCTTGGCTCAGATCCAGCAGGccaagaaggagaaggagccGGAGTATAGCATGGTGACAGAGAGAGGGCTGCCACGGCGCAGGGAGTTTGTCATGCAG GTTACTGTGTGTGGGCAGTCTGCAGAGGGAATGGGACCCAGCAAGAAGGTGGCCAAGAGGAACGCAGCAGAGAAAATGCTGGAGCTCTTGGGGTATAAAGTGCCTCAGCCTCAACCCCCAAAACCGGCACTCAAAACTGATGAAAAG ACCCCAGTGAAAAAGCCAGGTGATGGGCGCAAAGTGACCTTCTACGAACCTGGTGCTGTAGAGGAGGGGACACTGG GTTCCAAGGAGGAGGACTTCCGCCTGCCTTACCTGAGCCACCAGCAGCTGCCTGCAGGGATCCTGCCCATGATGCCTGAGGTGGCACAAGCAGTTGGGGCCTGCCAAGGATCCCAGGCCAAGGACTACAGTCGAACTATACCCAACCCAGGCAAGACCACGATCACTGCCATGATTGCCAACGAGCTGCTTTACGCTGGGACATCACTGACTGCAGAGACTATCCTGAAGACTAAAAATAACATGAATCAACTTCCCCACGGCCCCCTAACCAGGCCCTCGGAACAGCTCGGCTATCTGGCATCTGTGCAGGGCCTACAG GTGGAATACAAGGATTTTCCCAAAAACAATAAGAATGAGTTTGTGTCACTGATTAACTGCTCCTCCCAGCCACCGCTCATCAGTCATGGGATTGGGAAAGATGTAGAATCCTGTCATGATATG GCTGCACTGAACATATTGAAGTTGCTCTCAGAGTTGGACCAGCAGTCAAACGAAAGGACAGGAAATGGACCAGTTTCTGG GTGTGGCAAACAAGATATTGAAGGGGACTTGCACATCAAACAGGCTAACTCAAGCACATTGGCACAGACCCTGGATGGCACTGTTTAG